The Takifugu rubripes chromosome 7, fTakRub1.2, whole genome shotgun sequence genome has a segment encoding these proteins:
- the lmtk3 gene encoding uncharacterized protein lmtk3 isoform X3 yields the protein MRPHCWMMVVLAVMMSYLSPERALGVPQREVSQSRTVSLTPPPYVVILISCSGLVSFVLLLLTCLCCKRGGVGFNVSLQHEFDNADGEDCSGGSSPIQEDSLSSCPSLPEVYTLPVRDRPNCPNLKDGADPKSQCFKRHTLNYLQEIGNGWFGKVILAEVLCDCSSSQAVVKELRVSASPLEQRKFLAESEPYRSLKHPNILQCLGQCSESIPFLLVMEFCQLGDLKRYLRAQRKSDGMTPDLPTRDLLTLQRMAFEITSGLLHLHENNYIHSDLALRNCLLTSDLTVRIGDYGLSHNHYKEDYYLTPDKLWIPLRWIAPELLEEYRGSLIVTDQTKTSNVWSLGVVIWELFEFGSQPHRHLSDDEVLTFVIRERQITLAQPRLKLSHADYWYEIMQSCWLPPSQRPSVAEVFLLLSSLLAAERGLARGSVGEEDEEDEEYEEGRGRRGESEESFERRWDLLRPPAFQNAAKERQREREYIKEDRDNSYPLLDPVMNCITTSSSELDDILTVTETSKGLNFEYFWEKAHARRGYKPLPPPQPIPTVNNNHRQSLDTPTVVPVISARSPSLASEYYIRLEEHTPQDKSPTLKGKTRSSFRTDSICPGDVELVEIRSGMLGKERVPYCSDKCGKGLQTGRTSEIQIQVPSTGVAEFRDTSSRVTDFSVVDLGDDDEDKDKGYDADAKTSTASQAPVLPPKPRSMSMSSAHHLHSRPLPAPPVGCRGLPHYTAAGKIETDPHHMSSCPSSTFDHLGLHRSRQILPPSPSLSPSIPPSSHPVYPQPPQTCPPPLPPHSKPQKSFIASDVFSKYNKAQTQSRDPLSCEAPDSGTVHPASSNNSKDASHSRAKVYESPIRRENPLRPIYRNLPRPQATDPQTDRQSSSSPTYSDEEDSPFMSPERPSSGSTITHSSLSEDADPTCSDLFSRGMKRTQSRLDTILPTIWKEDAELQAKRLAAAKKSPMHLFLTELSSVTGSSEPTSEFSWDKEKEEIKDGEWGSFVVPNRGMRRSRSLITELGSSGPSCGPEKYSRTDPEEGHTVTERSLQRDLFLTEIDTGRTDSDQEDGSNDPVKYLYPSRSRLRPYVYASGLPSYAQAEEAYSKGIQRSRSLLCEIATGKKESDQQQTEPRNAEMTREEFLKEIQSAETFLTEIISRQNAATNKKENDSSYSPTPLSPEYESICIDPNSAQTITFQSDSSLKAKGKDAPQMEAIYAQVTKRAKKSEIKISVRPEIPILHIGINRQPPKMGVQGEDADHCQTGNFVFSEIMPKNGLLLNQKEPEDCSDGPALPARGEQTDFLENPSFESKESVEEFNPVPLRENESQITFETGSQKDRLVGNGDIMKEAPEVVSPETEDKLLVNAEKTLLTPENQKHHCSNLVGDDLENDDVVDPQSNNKSLEMTERDRLLQQCDTGEEKKPASPPADSPVTPDWDPASEISIITPTDSVLSPLTSNSADCLTPSDSWINSGGVGNGGWRTLGNETPHRDSAYFSDGEWEGDGMNRRSSEGHVPSRPSSGRGGDRGTLTGIEEKTEEEAEMGEKSPMKNSVQTSAAEGENGGKITVGMCQETSSSYQSLPENDISHLGEDSDVPKKGLEPAHREDSGIFSNESNKSPLFDDLQAKDCVDLIDRLFSGLDDEPLKSLQHRLDNHLTDGIISQLTGRKHEESSENELNEQVRNIDEPKDCVLQHSSNDRSVSAVIDIDLNSLICENRASLADPCRIEATGDKVSGETPPLVVANDDGMCKLGVVTPWGGMGVEELQRNKESPVLDRNELGLRNLGCPDGLKGKKVTCETEQQLAAAELRNAAKEKSPLRAAASPDGSDNSGGETSSQGPGGKTEDLWIGREENEEGSGSGVLRGEMDCQRFSQSRDLHLWPEENDQWASPQRKSHDTELRSEFFSGFSNKAWEVGERLIVGQEFWETEENDEHAGREPFPAALESCDETWNNETQGLDGKLDFKPKRDLNDDDYQQVVHVLNVQQEENQEIPGEMCIIDEDLTNENPDAEVENLENPEKETAEPRGSSPHSERDSRSLSDSTETQENENFNSWPLNHLCTTQKEARTADETHSDSDSNSCISQTLEAQISSSAVSIAPDVEDVGSGLDPEAERASVPGREEDVQNDARQPQGDSFSSVDFPSPPTSIDLDVQDDKLESFDDSFPSPPPEECVGDINLEDFIADTEAEPITDVPETPATALSEGIPPGLNVPSVHISIDVDNAPNELDQDEVDAPVQNMSASAHVPLNNLPELLISEWKDMDEEPLEDFEKLEKLCCISGDEEDSLGDLFLGNLELLESLKKTPDQKDSDGGEESAPEDGITESSDKLEDSAPYVIVEPQHVSSRPEQSGDGRRSSGQTPDVKDQGSFSKTTKNGLMMQVCEERLQFSLSENVKTNVLWGSTVKDTVTLRPWGEQIKESSTESVTVDEEKQEDSHVERECFPSTEPRSDETKPEPLTVIEQDEVTSPPPAAAAASQAMKAKIARLSLALPPLAMTIPPAGKGGFGDGAIGNRIGRRRGLSPGSDPDEEEDEEQEDEGSRRVIVVTETDVDKRVGLRSLLKSPKEPMDRERDRGRNVSFFDDVTIYLFDQETPTNELSSSAPTTPSPVSVKNTKLDFRVPLKTRVEGQTSRAKNPKGKRIYPLSRGLM from the exons ATGCGGCCACACTGCtggatgatggtggtgctggCGGTGATGATGTCGTACCTCAGCCCGGAGAGAGCGCTCGGAGTCCCGCAGAGGGAAG TGTCTCAGTCCAGGACAGTGTCCCTCACTCCTCCACCCTACGTGGTCATCCTCATCTCTTGCTCGGGGCTCGTCTCCttcgttctgctgctcctgacctGCCTGTGCTGtaagagaggaggagtgggattCAATGTAAGTCTCCAACAT GAATTTGACAATGCAGATGGAGAAGACTGCTCTGGAGGGTCCAGTCCCATTCAAGAGGACAGCCTGTCTTCatgcccctccctccctgagGTCTACACCCTGCCAGTCAGGGACAGGCCCAACTGTCCCAACCTGAAGGATGGAGCAG accCAAAGAGCCAGTGCTTCAAGAGACACACTCTAAACTACCTTCAGGAGATCGGAAATGGCTGGTTCGGAAAG GTGATCCTGGCTGAGGTGCTGTGTGACTGCAGCTCCTCCCAGGCTGTGGTGAAGGAGCTGCGTGTCAGCGCCAGCCCGCTGGAACAGAGGAAGTTCTTGGCGGAATCTGAACCGTACAG GAGCCTCAAACATCCAAACATCCTCCAGTGTTTGGGGCAGTGCAGCGAGAGCATCCCCTTTTTACTGGTTATGGAGTTCTGTCAGCTG GGTGACCTGAAGAGGTACCTGAGAGCCCAGCGGAAGTCAGACGGGATGACCCCTGACCTGCCAACCCGGGACCTTTTGACTCTTCAGAGGATGGCTTTTGAGATCACCTCTGGTCTGCTGCACCTCCATGAGAACAACTACATCCACAG TGATCTGGCTTTGAGGAACtgcctgctgacctctgacctcactgtCAGGATAGGTGACTATGGCCTTTCACACAACCATTATAAG GAGGACTATTATCTGACTCCAGATAAGCTGTGGATCCCACTGCGCTGGATTGCtcctgagctgctggaggagtaCAGAGGATCTCTGATTGTTACGGACCAAACCAAAACCAGCAACGTGTG GTCTCTGGGTGTGGTTATATGGGAGCTGTTTGAGTTTGGATCTCAGCCCCACAGACACCTGAGTGACGATGAGGTCCTGACTTTTGTCATTAGGGAGAGACAGATCACCCTGGCCCAGCCCAGACTCAAACTCTCCCATGCAGACTACTG GTATGAGATCATGCAGTCCTGCTGGTTGCCGCCATCTCAACGACCTTCTGTAGCAGAGGTATTTCTCCTGCTTTCCTCCCTCCTGGCTGCTGAGCGGGGGTTGGCCAGAGGAAGCGttggtgaagaagatgaagaggacgaggaaTATGAGGAGGGCAGGGGACGGCGAGGGGAGAGCGAGGAGTCGTTTGAAAGACGCTGGGATTTACTTCGTCCCCCTGCCTTCCAGAATGCAGCAAAGGAGCGACAAAGGGAGAGAGAGTACATCAAGGAGGACCGAGACAACTCCTACCCCCTACTGGACCCCGTGATGAACTGCATCACAACGTCCTCATCTGAACTGGATGACATTCTGACGGTCACTGAAACAAGCAAAGGCTTAAATTTTGAGTATTTCTGGGAAAAGGCTCACGCCAGACGAGGATACAAGCCTCTGCCGCCTCCTCAGCCAATACCAACTGTGAACAATAACCACAGACAGTCTTTAGACACGCCGACCGTTGTCCCTGTCATTAGCGCTCGGAGTCCCTCCCTGGCCAGTGAGTACTACATCAGATTAGAGGAGCACACTCCTCAGGACAAGTCCCCGACGCTCAAGGGGAAGACGCGCTCGTCTTTTCGTACAGATTCGATTTGCCCAGGAGACGTGGAGCTGGTGGAGATTCGCAGtggcatgctgggaaaagaaCGCGTCCCTTATTGCTCAGACAAGTGTGGAAAGGGTCTCCAGACTGGCAGGACAAGTGAGATTCAAATCCAGGTGCCCAGCACAGGCGTAGCTGAATTCAGAGACACTTCGAGCAGAGTGACTGATTTCTCAGTAGTCGATTTGGGAGATGACGATGAAGACAAAGATAAGGGCTACGATGCAGATGCAAAAACGTCCACAGCTTCCCAAGCTCCAGTCCTTCCTCCTAAGCCTCGTTCGATGTCCATGTCGTCAGCTCATCACCTTCACTCACGCCCCCTCCCCGCTCCTCCGGTTGGCTGTAGAGGTCTTCCTCATTACACAGCTGCTGGAAAAATTGAAACGGACCCCCATCACATGAGCAGCTGCCCATCGTCTACCTTCGATCACCTGGGACTCCATCGGTCCCGACAGATTCTGCCCCCGTCCCCATCCCTTTCCCCCTCAATCCccccatccagccatccagTTTACCCTCAGCCTCCTCAAACATGTCCTCCACCACTGCCCCCTCACTCCAAACCACAAAAGTCCTTCATTGCATCGGACGTGTTTTCCAAATACAACAAGGCCCAGACGCAGAGCAGAGATCCGCTGTCGTGTGAGGCGCCTGACAGCGGCACCGTACACCCAGCATCGTCAAACAACTCCAAGGACGCTTCTCACTCTCGAGCAAAAGTCTACGAATCCCCAATTCGTCGAGAAAACCCTTTACGCCCCATTTATCGCAATCTGCCCCGTCCTCAGGCCACAGACCCCCAGACTGACAGGCAGTCCTCATCAAGCCCCACCTATTCCGATGAGGAAGACTCTCCCTTCATGTCCCCTGAAAGACCCAGCAGTGGGTCGACCATTACTCACTCCAGCCTGTCTGAAGACGCAGACCCAACCTGCTCGGACCTCTTCTCCAGAGGAATGAAAAGAACTCAGTCGCGCCTCGACACCATCCTGCCCACCATTTGGAAGGAAGACGCTGAACTCCAGGCTAAACGCTTGGCTGCGGCCAAGAAGTCGCCCATGCATCTTTTTCTGACGGAGCTATCTAGCGTGACGGGCTCGAGTGAGCCGACGTCGGAGTTTTCGTGggacaaagaaaaggaggagataaAAGATGGAGAGTGGGGAAGCTTTGTGGTTCCCAATCGAGGAATGCGCCGCTCTCGGTCGCTCATCACAGAGCTGGGTTCTTCAGGACCATCGTGTGGGCCAGAGAAGTACAGCAGGACCGATCCAGAGGAAGGTCATACAGTCACTGAACGGTCACTGCAGAGAGATCTTTTCCTCACAGAAATTGACACAGGGAGGACGGACTCTGATCAGGAAGACGGATCCAATGATCCGGTCAAGTACCTATATCCTTCAAGATCCAGATTGCGGCCATATGTTTATGCTTCAGGTCTTCCCTCGTACGCACAAGCTGAAGAGGCCTATTCGAAGGGCATCCAGCGGTCGCGCTCTCTCCTCTGTGAGATCGCCACCGGAAAGAAGGAATCTGACCAGCAGCAGACGGAACCCCGGAATGCAGAAATGACCAGAGAGGAGTTTCTGAAAGAGATCCAGTCAGCAGAGACCTTCCTCACCGAAATCATATCCAGACAAAATGCTGCcacaaacaaaaaggaaaatgattcCTCCTATTCCCCAACTCCACTGTCTCCTGAGTACGAGTCAATATGCATTGACCCAAACTCTGCTCAGACCATCACCTTCCAGTCTGACAGCTCCCTGAAAGCAAAAGGCAAAGACGCGCCACAGATGGAGGCCATCTACGCTCAAGTGACCAAGCGTGCTAAAAAGAGCGAGATCAAGATTTCGGTGAGACCTGAGATTCCAATTCTTCACATCGGAATAAATAGACAACCTCCTAAAATGGGCGTCCAAGGAGAAGATGCCGACCACTGCCAGACTGGAAACTTTGTGTTTTCAGAAATCATGCCCAAAAACGGCCTTTTGCTCAACCAGAAAGAGCCAGAGGATTGTTCCGATGGTCCTGCACTACCAGCTAGAGGAGAACAAACAGATTTCTTGGAGAACCCTTCTTTCGAGTCCAAAGAGAGTGTTGAAGAATTCAACCCGGTGCCCCTGCGTGAAAATGAATCCCAGATTACATTTGAAACAGGTTCTCAAAAGGACAGACTCGTTGGCAACGGCGACATAATGAAAGAAGCCCCAGAGGTCGTCAGCCCCGAGACAGAAGATAAACTACTTGTAAATGCGGAAAAAACATTATTAACGCCTGAAAATCAAAAGCATCACTGCAGTAACCTGGTAGGTGATGACTTGGAGAACGATGATGTTGTGGATCCTCAAAGTAACAATAAAAGCCTGGAAATGACAGAAAGAGATCGTTTACTTCAACAATGTGAcacaggggaggaaaaaaaaccagcaTCTCCTCCCGCTGACAGCCCTGTGACTCCGGACTGGGATCCAGCTTCAGAGATCTCAATCATCACCCCCACCGACTCAGTCCTGTCGCCCCTGACTTCCAATTCAGCCGACTGCCTCACACCCAGCGACTCGTGGATAAACAGTGGAGGGGTGGGAAATGGCGGGTGGCGAACCCTAGGAAATGAAACACCTCACCGAGACTCTGCCTATTTCTCAGACGGTGAATGGGAGGGCGATGGGATGAACAGAAGGAGCAGTGAGGGACATGTCCCGTCCAGGCCGAGCAGCGGCCGAGGAGGCGATCGAGGGACGCTGACAGGGATAGAGGAAAAAactgaggaggaggcagagatgggAGAAAAGAGCCCGATGAAGAATAGTGTTCAGACGTCGGCCGCCGAAGgtgaaaatggaggaaagaTCACAGTTGGAATGTGTCAGGAAACCAGCTCCTCATATCAAAGCCTCCCAGAAAATGACATCTCCCATTTAGGCGAGGACAGCGATGTTCCTAAAAAAGGGTTGGAGCCGGCACACAGGGAAGATTCTGGCATTTTCTCAAACGAGAGCAATAAGTCACCGTTGTTCGATGATCTTCAGGCGAAAGACTGTGTCGACTTGATCGACAGGCTGTTTTCAGGTTTGGACGACGAGCCACTGAAAAGTCTGCAACACAGGCTGGACAACCACCTGACAGACGGCATCATCTCTCAGTTAACAGGTCGCAAGCACGAGGAGTCTTCAGAGAATGAGTTAAACGAGCAGGTCAGGAACATTGATGAGCCAAAAGATTGTGTtttgcagcacagcagcaacgaTCGCTCCGTTTCTGCTGTGATAGATATTGATCTGAACTCTCTTATATGTGAAAACAGAGCGAGTTTAGCTGACCCCTGCCGCATAGAAGCCACAGGTGACAAGGTTAGCGGTGAAACGCCGCCGCTAGTTGTGGCAAATGATGATGGGATGTGTAAACTGGGTGTTGTCACACCATGGGGTGGGATGGGTGTTGAAGAGTTACAGAGAAATAAAGAGAGCCCGGTTCTAGATCGCAATGAGCTGGGCCTCAGAAACCTGGGCTGCCCAGATGGCCTCAAGGGCAAGAAGGTCACATGTGAGACGGAGCAGCAGTTGGCTGCTGCGGAGCTGAGGAACGCAGCGAAGGAAAAGTCTcccctgagagcagcagcaagTCCCGATGGCTCTGATAACAGCGGAGGTGAGACCTCCAGCCAGGGTCCAGGCGGGAAAACGGAGGACTTGTGGATTGGCCGCGAGGAGAATGAAGAAGGTTCCGGATCCGGTGTGttgagaggagagatggactgTCAACGTTTCTCGCAGTCAAGAGATTTACACCTGTGGCCTGAAGAGAACGACCAGTGGGCCTCTCCACAGAGGAAAAGCCACGACACTGAACTGAGATCGGAATTCTTCTCTGGGTTCAGTAACAAAGCCtgggaggtgggagagagacTGATTGTGGGCCAGGAGTTTTGGGAGACAGAAGAAAATGACGAGCATGCGGGCAGGGAACCTTTTCCTGCCGCCCTGGAGAGCTGTGATGAAACCTGGAACAATGAAACACAAGGACTGGATGGGAAGCTGGACTTTAAACCAAAGCGCGACCTCAACGATGACGATTATCAACAGGTCGTCCACGTTTTGAATGTGCAACAGGAGGAGAACCAGGAAATCCCCGGAGAAATGTGCATTATTGATGAAGATTTGACAAATGAAAACCCGGACGCGGAGGTAGAAAACCTAGAAAATCCGGAGAAAGAGACAGCGGAGCCCAGAGGGAGTTCACCACATTCAGAGAGAGACTCCAGATCTCTGTCGGACTCCACCGAGACGCAGGAGAACGAAAATTTTAACAGCTGGCCGCTGAATCACCTCTGCACGACCCAAAAAGAGGCCCGGACGGCTGATGAAACACACTCTGACTCAGATTCCAACAGCTGCATCAGTCAAACATTAGAGGCTCAAATCTCCAGTTCGGCCGTTTCCATCGCACCTGATGTGGAGGATGTCGGATCGGGCTTGGATCCAGAGGCGGAGCGAGCGAGCGTTCCGGGCAGAGAGGAAGACGTGCAAAACGACGCGCGTCAGCCGCAGGGGGACAGTTTCAGTTCGGTGGATTTTCCCAGCCCTCCGACAAGCATCGACCTCGATGTGCAAGATGATAAACTGGAGAGTTTTGACGACTCTTTCCCCAGCCCACCGCCAGAAGAGTGTGTCGGTGACATTAATCTGGAAGACTTTATCGCCGACACCGAGGCAGAGCCGATCACGGATGTTCCCGAAACTCCTGCGACAGCTTTGAGTGAAGGAATTCCACCTGGACTGAACGTCCCCTCTGTGCACATCAGCATAGATGTTGACAACGCACCCAACGAACTAGACCAGGATGAGGTGGACGCTCCAGTCCAGAACATGTCGGCATCAGCCCATGTTCCTCTCAATAATCTCCCAGAATTGTTGATATCCGAGTGGAAAGATATGGATGAAGAGCCCCTGGAAGATTTTGAAAAGCTGGAAAAGCTCTGCTGCATATCTGGAGATGAGGAGGACTCTCTGGGTGACCTGTTCCTGGGGAACCTGGAACTCCTGGAGTCTCTGAAGAAAACACCTGATCAGAAAGACAGCGACGGAGGTGAGGAGAGCGCTCCGGAGGACGGGATAACTGAAAGCTCCGATAAACTCGAAGATTCTGCACCGTACGTGATCGTGGAACCGCAACATGTGTCCTCACGTCCAGAGCAGAGCGGCGACGGACGCAGGTCATCGGGACAAACGCCTGATGTCAAAGACCAGGGATCGTTCTCAAAGACCACCAAGAACGGACTCATGATGCAG GTGTGCGAGGAGAGGCTGCAGTTCTCGCTCAGTGAGAACGTGAAGACGAACGTGCTTTGGGGCTCGACCGTCAAAGACACGGTGACACTGAGGCCGTGGGGGGAGCAGATTAAAGAGAGCAGCACCGAGTCGGTCACTGTGGACGAAGAAAAGCAGGAGGACAG CCACGTGGAGCGGGAATGTTTTCCCAGCACGGAGCCCCGATCGGATGAAACCAAGCCTGAACCGCTCACTGTGATTGAGCAAGACGAGGTCACGAGCCccccgcccgccgccgccgccgccagccAGGCAATGAAAG CCAAGATCGCTCGTCTGTCTCTCGCCCTGCCTCCTCTCGCCATGACTATCCCCCCTGCCGGTAAAGGAGGGTTTGGGGACGGCGCGATCGGAAACCGAATCGGGCGACGGAGAGGTCTGTCCCCGGGAAGCGACCccgatgaggaggaggacgaagagcaAGAGGACGAGGGTTCCAGGAGAGTGATCGTGGTGACGGAGACGGACGTGGACAAGCGCGTGGGGCTGAGGAGTCTGCTGAAATCGCCCAAGGAGCCGAtggacagggagagggacagagggCGCAACGTGTCCTTTTTCGACGATGTCACCATCTATCTTTTTGATCAG GAAACCCCGACCAACGAGTTGAGCTCTTCGGCACCTACGACTCCGTCCCCAGTGTCTGTCAAAAACACCAAACTGGATTTCCGTG TGCCACTGAAGACACGCGTTGAA GGACAAACATCAAGAGCAAAGAACCCAAAAGGAAAGAGGATTTATCCTTTAAGTCGAGGTCTCATGTAG